The sequence ACAATTccgacaaataaaaaaaacatgtattaTTGTTTCAAAGCAGCTACAAGGCCTCCTTTCATGCAAAGCTAAGGTTTGAAGGAAGTGGGAAGAATTTAAGCAGAGATCACACTGCAAGAGGAACTAAACTACACTCAAGCACAGTCTGGTAGTTCAATGAAATGTACGGACTTCTGTTCAATgacaagaaacaaaatgaacCATAATAACATTGTTGGAGACCCTTGATACAGAAACAACAGCCTCCACTCAAACCCCCCTCCGTATCGCTCTGTTATTTCTTCTCTACTCACTTTCTTCCCAAATATAGATGCTGTTAAGCAAAAAGAGATAAAGTTCTCAAGCCAAGATGATGGAATACTGTCTGTAAAAGTTCGTAGGAGTTTGATGACAAAAaccaacaataaaaaaatgtaaaataagcAATGTTTACTCTAGCAAAACCATGCAAAACCTCGACTTGGCTTGATTACAACTCCAGGTGACTGTCACCGAAGCCGTTTTATCCTTATCTTGATATGGCTCAGCATCACTGTGTGTAAATAGTAAACAAGTAGTGAACTAGTAAGTAATGTAACCACGGGCTACTTACTCCATTGACCCTAAAGTCCtaaccatacaaaaaaaacgTATGATTAAATTTTTGCGTTCAGACGGAGACTCTCCCTTGATTCtctgtccaaactccaaagagaTACCGCACATTAACAGTGTCCAAGATCACCATGGTGCATCTTATAAACACTACTTACCCAGCCATAGATGATAGACCAGAAAGATTTTAGAAATCCATTGAGAGTTCACTCCAAAACCACCGAGAAACTCATTTTGAATCTAACATTGCCGAGTTTTTGAGCTTTACAAATtgaaacagggaaaaaaaatccgaCAATCCCATGCTTCATGGGCTGTTGAATTTTAGTACAACATTCCAAAACTGGTTAAACTTGCTCTTGAGAATCACTCATCGATAACAAAATCTcaagaagaaatgaaagaaagaaaatatcttGTAGAATGTACTTGTGGGGGGTTCATCCATCTGATAAGAATAAGGCAGATTCAGAAAATTTATAGAAACTTTCAAGTAACAATGAActaaagaaattgcaatcaaattgAAGCTCTATCCGTACCCCCCAAAATACATTACGCATGATCTGGAAACAAACCCCGAAATTAATATTCGAAGCAAAAACCTCAAGCTTCGAAGGAATTGGAAGGAGTACTTACCAGATCAGGAGGTCCTGTTCCACCGTTTCAGGATATGAGGAACTGAATCGGACTCTAGGGTTCTATACGGCAACCATAAATTAAGAATCTAAATGAATTAAAGTAGAAAAATATAATCATTACAAACAATTATAGAGCTTTTGTTGTTTGATATGGTAGGTGGAGGTGCATCGCGGACAATGcagtttttgtcctttttttaacCGTGGTGAGTAAAACAGTAATCAGGAGATATCTCCTTCCCTTtgcttctcctcttttttttcttttcttttcttttttttatcttcttccaGTTTCTTCGTTCTCTTCTCTGCAACTCTATTCGATCCACCACCGATGTCATCCACTCCAAAAAAACGCCCAAAATCCAAACCCAACGCTTCTCCTTCTTCGACTCCACCAATTCCACACTCAATCGTGGAGCCACCAGAAAATTTCTTCCCTTCGAAAGAAGAGTTCTTGAGGCTCCTTGCAGTGCTTGCCATCGCATCCTCGGTCGTCGTCACCTGCAATTTCCTCGTCTCCTTCTTCAACCCCACCCAGAAACCCTTCTGCGATAGCGTTTCAGACTCCCTTGATTCTCTCTCAGGTCAGTAattctcttttttcccttttatcaATTTGATTTATTCTTTTCGTTGCTGTGTTGGTTCCAAGTGTTAGTCTTTTTTGCCTTTTGTGTCTAAATTTACTTGTAGTGCTTTTTGGGAACCTATAAATTTTTCTCCTTGTTGATGTAGATTTGAGAACGGTGTGTATTCCTGTGTTGTATTTATTAACTTTCTCCGTGGGATGTGATCATGCGTCATTGatgggaagagagagaatgttGTTGTGTCATGGCACGTCCCTAGCTCTGAATTTTCATGATGCGTGTGGATGATTCAATCTATGATTGGCTAATTTGCTTTGAGTAATTGGTTAACTTCCCATAAAAAAGCTGTCTGTTTATGTGACAACTGATTGCAGAATATCTTATTCATTTGGATAGTCACTTCTTCTCTGTATGATATAATCACGTCTTGATGTTCTATCTATATCTATTTTCAAAATCCTCTTAAGAAATTTCAAATTGCTTTTGATTCATGAAATTTGATAAGATGCCATTCATTTCTGGTAGAGGCTGCATAGTAAAGCCTTCTTGCTTGTTTTTAATGCTCTCTCGTTATGCTCTTGGGTTCAAAATACACTTATCCACGTGTTAAGTGGCAGTTGGTTTCACTGTGAGTTGCATTACCTGTGCTTATATACCTAGTGTGACCATTTAACCAATGCAGATCATTGCAGATTTTTGTGAGCCTTGTCCTTCAAATGGAGAATGTTATCAAGGCAAGTTGGAATGTGTTCATGGCTATAGAAGGCAGGGCAATTTATGTGTTGAAGATGGAGATATCAATGAAACAGCTAAGAGACTTGTATGTTCTatgaactttgatgatttatgaTTATGGTACCATGATATTCGTAGTGTGGTAAGATGCATAATTTTGTGCTATACCCTTCATATGTCTTTCTCAATTTTTTCTCCAATGTGATGATTGCAGTCAAAGTGGGTAGAAAAACGTCTTTGTGAAGCCTATGCTCAATCTCTGTGCAGCGGAACCGGGACAATTTGGGTCTGCTACCTCCTATAGAACTCTTTAAGATTTATATTATATCTATAAGAATATTGTGTTCTCTTCCCAATGAATGCAGTCATCcttgaaaaatatattgattGTACTTATGGAGCTTATTTTGTGATATTTACAGGCTCGACAAAGTGATATATGGAATGATTTAGATGGACACATTCTGATGGATAATTTTGGTTTGGACAATGCCATTTGGACACATACCAAGAGAAAGACAATGGAGACTGTTGGTAAATTATTAGAGTCACGAACGACTTCTTATGGGTATGCATTTCAATCTTCATTTTACAGGTTCATTTAGCATAATATTTGTGGTCCTTTCCTTGTATATCTCTGCCCAATTTAATGATCCTTTTTATCCTGACAGAACTAAAGAGTTGAAGTGTCCAGACTTGCTAGCAGAACATTATAAACCACTTACCTGTCGCATTCGTCATTGGATCACCAAGCACGTTCTCGTTATTGTTCCAGTTTGTGCATTGGTATTCCATTTTAAAAGGAGGACACTCACTGCTTTGCTTTTAGTATGAATATGTTTAAGCTTGTTCACATATTGAACTCTACAGCTATTGGGATGCACGATATTACTTTGGAAAGTTCGCTGGAGATGGTATCTATCGAGCCGAGTTGAGGAGCTTTACCATCGGGTAGAAAAAACCTTGTGCTTTGTCCTTATGCATTCCATACTTGCTCAAGTTTTGTCTTGTATTTTACCATTTTAAGTTTTTCTAGTAAGTCcacatttctttttttcatttttctcaagAATAAATCCACATTTTTTTGCCTATAGGTCCATGAACCTACCATCTTTATGCACATTGAATTCTCATTCTCAATTGGGTCTTAGTCTTAcctggtttttttttaaaaaaatccttttttcccaaaaaaaaagattgtcCCTTGCTATTCTACTCCTTTCTCCATCTGTTTATTTGAACCTGCATAACCACTAACTATTTAGACTCTCACTTGGGATTTTCTTTGCAATTATTGCAGTATTTTCTATACATCCTTCATATAGAGACAATTAATTCGACTATTAATAAGTTGCGTTCTACATGTAATCAAGTTTGGATATCATTTCTTTTCCTTATAGGGAGAAAAGGAAACATTTATTTGTTAAGTTTTTCAGTTTTCTGACATACTTTGCTGATTTTTTCACATTGGCatttccatttttttattttttgaaaaaaaaaatgcagttgTCTTCCTTAGGATGTTATGGATGTTTAACTCAAAATTGACGTGCTTAATGAAAAAGAGTTACCCCTAATTTATTTAGCATTGCCCTGTAGGCTGGAGCCCATCTATCTATAGGTACATATGGGGGAAGAATACCATTAATTTGTATACATGCTTGTTTGGTTTTCCATATTAAAGAGAAAAGGGTAAAAATTGATCTGTTGAGTTTTTCAGGTTTGCGACATACTCGAGGAAAATGCTTTGATGTCGAAGAGTGTAAATGATGGATGTGAATCTTGGGTAGTTGCCTCTCAGTTACGGGATCATTTACTTTTGCCGAGAGAAAGGAGAAATCATGTGCTGTGGAAGAaggtattttatgtttttgaatttgattctgTTTTATTGCTGCTTTTATCTTCTAAATTGCGTGAACTATTTTGATTCTTAATGGTAGTCTTTCTCAGAATTACATTTGAGCAGATAAAAATTTTTGGTCAAAGTAACATGTGTCTATGAAGTGTGAACTCCCATGCTTCAATAAGAAGAGAAAATTACTCAATCCATATTTTGCTCTTTGTGAGGAATAGTGAGGGAGGAGTCATTCCTTTCCCATTCCCACCCAATCAGAACTTTGTTATGTTATCCATGTGCCTCCTGCACACCTGAAATTAAAAGGGGGGGAAATCTCCTTCTTGCCTTATATCGTACTAGTATTCTGTGAAAGCGGTCCTATTAGTGGACAGGCCTGGACAAATTTCCATCATTTTTCTTATATTAGCTCCATTAGTGGATCAATATTTGAGAATTACAATGAGTCAACCTTTTCATAATTCCTTTTTTTGTTACCCAATTTAGAGTTACTTTTTCTGTGGACCTTGGTTTATTTTTGGCTTAGATGTTAAGCACATACTATCCTTTCAAGCAGTTTGTACCAAGCTATCTGGTTTCCTTGCGCTAGGTTGGAGCATTTGTTGTAATATTCTGAAAAGAATTACCCTTTTGACTTGCACTCTTGTGCGAGAGCAAGTTTCACCCTTGTGCTTCATAAAACCTTTGTAACATTGTTCATTTACTTTCGTCTCCCTTATATAAAGAATTATGAGACTGTGATTTCTGTATTCAATGATTTGTTTTAGAGTCTCTGTTATACATGTAGGTTGAGGAGTTAATACAGCAAGATTCTCGTATAGATCGGTATCCAAAGCTGGTGAAGGGTGAGACAAAAGTGGTGTGGGAATGGCAAGGTACGAAAGTTGCTAGTTTGCATTTTCGCTGTTACATAAAACAGTACTTCCGAAGCCGTTGCTGGCATATGAAGGGTTAGCATTTGCTTTACCTTGACTGGATTTGTTTCAACTTTTGTAGTTGAAGGTTCTCTGAGCTCTAGGATGAGAAGAAGACAAGAGTCAAGCAAATCAAAGTCAAGAGAAGGCGTGAAGATAACTTCCAATCAACAACATGGAATGTTGAAGGCTGGTAAGCTGCAAAATTCCAGGTTATGGTTTTGTTGAACCTTAGCCCTGCTGGTCAACTTTTCAATGCAGTCTTGAATAGCTCAACTGATACAATTCAAAATTCATTGTTCTTGCAGAGCCTAAGCCCTTGATTTTTTGATGTGGGTGCACTCTAGGAAAACTGGTCACATTTTACTGTGGAGATGAACCATGGACTATACCCGCTAGAAAAGCATGTAGCAATGACTTCTGTTTCTTTGTAGTGATACTTGAGTTAATTAGTACTTGAATCTGTAGTTGATGATACATGTAATTGATGGAATGGACAGAAGCTTTGGAAATGTAGACACCCCCACCAATTCTATTGTATTACTAAGAGTGTTGcacattcataaaaaaaaaaaaggcagggCATTCATAACTATGCACCTTCTAATTTCTATTGCTGGTAATACCACTCTGCCTAGTATGGCCTTTTCATTTCTAGAACCAAATTTACTACAGACTTTAAAATATTTGTCTTCTTAATTGACGGATGAGAGTATGAGACTCCCTGCAGTGGGAAAACAGTAAACCAATTACTATTTGTCTACTCTATTGATCAGGGGTAAACCAATTCAAACACTGCCTCACCCGAACAGTGTCGGCAAGCGTCAACAAAAGGACATCACCACCAGCAACCCAAATCCCATCTTTTTATTGCTGactttttccaatttttttaataaattcccATCTTTGTCACAGATAACCCCTCAATGATACCTCGACATTCTTTAGCAGACCATTTCCACATAATCTCTTCACCTAAAGACTAATCTGGGTTGTCAATTTATCTCACTTTCCTTTACATATGGTGTTAAATCTCGGCGGACGAGGGGCCATGCAGTAAAAGTCCTTGCAGTTAATTTGTTTAACAGTATAGGGTGcacacattttttaaaatttgataaacAGACTAGACATGTgattaaaacaacaaagaattaCATTGCAAGACCCTTAACCCTAATCTATGTCACTTGTCAAGAAAAGTCCAGATGAAGCAGCCAAGTGTTGGAAATATAATCTCATTCATGGTAAACAGTTGAAGTCTTTGGTGTCCAATCTGTGTCCTCTAAGTGTAACTAGAATAGAGGTTTCTTGAATACATCTCCCAAGTATGACACACCATGAATCAACAATTGTCTCTGTTATGGCATTCACTGATTGCACACCTTTTTTTAGTGTCATTTAAGTACAGTAATGCAATGTGTACCATTTTTTGTTGTGTTCCTTCTTCCTCCACATCAATAAAGAAACAAAGATCATTTTGTAGTCTCTTTGCTAGTGTCAGAAGTCCTGCTACATGAAAATCATGTCAAAAAGTGCTTTCAtcattctcaaatctcaatgaCAAAAAACACCACAAGAATCTGATGTCCAAACTATGGTCTTCAATCTGTGGGCTTGTAACCAATGTGTAATATTGCATCTTCACCACAAAAGTTGACCAGAACCCATCAACCATCATGAAGTTGATTGAGCAGAGTTTGCGTTTCTTGCTTGTTTGATGAATGGAATGGACAAGTTAGACAAACTACTAAGCTTGAGTGATTGAGACACCACGCTCCCAAATAATTCCAAACATTATGCATGGTCAATCAAACAAGAGAAGTCACTCTAGTTCAGTTTTATAGAGACATAAACTGTTTATATCAAGGTGGGGCAAAATCCAAGCTttagcagagagagagagagagagagagagagagagagagtgcatGCTAATATCAATAATTGTTTGAATCCTCACAAGAGTGCAAATTccaacaagaagaaaacaaacaaaacaaaaaacataacaTGTGGTTGCTACACCTCCACAGCAACAATTGTGGCTCAAAACTAAAGTAGCAATACTACAAAGTCTAAGATTGATTAGTCATTAGAGATTATGATTAACTGTGATGATCAGGCTAAAGATGATCATTTgggtgggggggggggtatGAAGTGATGTGTTTGAATTACAAGCATTAGCAAAAGAAATTATCTCACAATTCAAAATGATTGAACcctttgaagtttttgaaaaaaatgtgaGAATTAGGGTTTGATGGTCGAGACAAAGATCTAGAAACCATGATCATGTGGGGCTTCCACCACAATTTGTTGAAATACTAATAatggaaaaaataaagataaggtATATATAGCTACGCTCActttctatatatatctatcaCTATTGAAGAATGTCAATTTAATTTATCTCCATTTCTCATTGGTTCATGTGTACCAAAATTTTAGGTTccttgaatatatacatacatctaATGCATATAGTCAAATCTTCTTTTAGTTCTTCTGAGGTTGTGTAGTTCAATATAAACATGGCACGCAATTGCAaagtcttttatatatatacacacacattttcATAGAAATATTACTTTATTATCGATCTTTAATTCCCTTTTGCCTAACttccacaatatatatatatatgtaggtgtTCGAGTCTACAATCAAGAATATTTGAAAGGGGGTCATTAGCAATTTGCAAAATGAATAAAGGTTGACAGTCAAAGACCTAGACACCGTGAGATGTTGGTCAAAGAGTCTCCGACGTTCAAGTCAGTAGTATTCATGTTGACAACAAAATTATGCCAAGTTTCTTAGTGTTTAATATCCAAGGGTTCATGACTTGACTTGCTTGTGAGATTTGTTTGTTCCAAAGAAAAGAgcattcaagaagaaaaagaagatcttTTTGACTGTGAAGGACTTTAGCTTAAATTAGTGTCCTTGGAGGAACACGTATCTTTAAGCTACAGGGGGGTTTTGGTCGATGTTATCATTAGAGAGGGTGTCATTCGTAGCAGGGGCATGTCAATATTAGGACTACTGGTTGTTTGGTATGATGAAAGGGGCGGGATAAGAGCGGGTTTCGTGTGTTAGAAGTAAAGTCCGACGCAGCGGGTTTGACAAAGAGTTGTCTGGGGGAAAGACTTTTGTTGTCAGGAGCATAATTGGCTAGAGTATCGAGGTTGCTTTCAGAGATGTACGAGGTAGCGTGAATATCGGACAATAGAACCTAGAGTCGAAGTGATGAGAGATCGATAATCGAGGTCGGGGTTGAGGTATAAGGTCGACGTTGAGGTTACAAGGATGTCGATGTTGAGATCATAGGGGTATCAGCGTCGAGATGAGTCAAGAGGTTGTAGTCTAGAAATATCATAAGGTCGTGGTTAGGGAATTTGTATTTGTCGAAGGATTATGGATCGACAAAAATGAAACAGACGATTTCTGGCCACTACAACATACATCTCCCATCCATGTAAAATCATATTctaacaattatatatatatacacacatatatatacacacacacatacacgtTTTGAAGATTCATggtaattatttaaaaaaacaataaaaagcaGAATTAATGAGAGAACAATATATGAAATCCGTGTTTGAAAAGATAAAATATACATCACCAAGCCATTCAAGATGGACCACTTTGAAAACAAGACTCCTTTGAAGACCAAGTAgtgttttatttctttgttcaatTAATGTTTACGATAAGGGCAAACCTACTATCACGTACTTGCAATGACAATGTGAGAGAAACTATGAAGAGGATTCTTACATTAAACCAATAATATTTCCTAAaaccagtattttttttttattagaatcgAACATGTTTCTTattagaatcgaacattggacacTCAGCCGATTATCAACCGAGTCATCTCTCGTTGGTTCCTAAAACCAGTACTGAAATAGTAGTTTGGAAGTAAAAGTAACAAAAaggtttttggttttatttttttttcccttcaaaaacATTGGTCCATTCCCTTCATAAATCATAACCTTTTTTAATTTTCGTTTTTACACCAATTAAAAATAAAGggtttaattaaattaaaagatgTCCTATAAGGTTGTAAATATTGTTCCCCACAATTTAGAaaagcgaaaaaaaaaaaaaaaagtgagtttGGAGTCTACATAGAAATTACTCCTGGGAACCCAATCCAACTAGTTAGTAAGACGTATATTCTTTTCATGTTTGAAAAGATAAATATGTAATCAACATTTGCATTTGAATGTTTTCATTCTAAATGAACATATTTACTTTTAGTACTATATTtcttgaaattaattaattaattaatattccaGCAAAGGTCACTTATTGGGTATTTTATACAAGGCAATCATAATTAAATATTAGTAATGTAATTCATtaatttatcaattaatttaagTCCTCGTGACCGAAAACAGTGTCACAAAGTGCACGTGAGTTGTTactttggattaaaaaaaaaaaaaaacacattttgcCATCACGTTTATCAAAGGATAAGCTTTGCCATTACATTTATCAAAGGATAAGCTTCCTATTTAGTTTAGTAAAAGATACATTTTGCCATTACGTTTATCAAAGGATAATCCTTTCACTCTATTCATAATTTGTTGGTGAAATGATAGATTCTTTTATGTCTTTCAAAATGCCAATATTATCCTATTGTGGATGAGAAAAATGAGTCATGTCTAGTCAGCATACTAAGTGTAAAGTCTACGTACCAAAACTTGCTATAAGCAGCTataaatctaagataaataaaGAGGTGGGAAAAGATAATTCCTAGCCAATGTAAATCCCAACCTAACATCCGAAGACGTCACAAGATTATAAAACAGACCACGTCGGTAAATCCCAATAGCCAAAGAAAAGCCTCATCTTTATCACAAGTTGACCCTTATATAAAGGAGACTAAGGTCAACCTAAGCTACGCATGACACTTTACAATCACTAAGATTACTCTACTATTGAGAATAGACACTGACTTATATAGGAGGCTAAGGTCAACCTAAGGTACGCATGACACTTTACAATCACTAAGATTACTCTACTATTGAGAATAGACACCGACTTGAGAGTCAGAGTATCCCTGGGCCACGAAGAGCCGCCCCTCCCTTTGTTTTTGCAGGTGTCAGGAGGTTCGCCATTGTGTCACAGCCCTATCTGCTATTGATGCGTGGATCATCCAAAAAATTACATCCACAATAAGCGTCGTTTGTGGGAACATAGTTTAATCGATGAATTTCAGTTTGACATCATGCTAGGAACTCCAGAGCGAGAACATACGCAGGAAGAGGAGTCCTCTTCCGAAGCCAGGAAAGGGCGAGGAAGCCATCCAGAGGAAGATGGGAACAAAGTTTCCTCATTGAAAGAGATCAAGAAGGAAATATGCCAAAAGCAAGAGGAACTCCAACGTGGGTAGGAAGGGCTTAGAGCGATGATGGCTGAGCTCCATTCGGTTAGACATAAGTAATGGTCTCTATCATTGTACCGAAACACCTAAGGAAGGATCAAAGAGCTGAGGACCTGAGTCCAAGGCACCCCTAAGACTATGAAAGTCGTGTTGGTAGAAAGAGGGGTCATACTCGAAGGAGTCCAAGGCATGTGTATGAAAATCGTGCCAAAAGGAAGAGCAGTCAGTCCCCAAGGAGTCCAAGGCATGTGCATGAAAGTTGtgccaaaagaaaaaggagtacGTCCCAAGGAGTACAAGAGGATCCCGTAGAAAGAGGAGCCTCACCCCGTGTAGGGGGCAAGAACGTTCCCCCGATGCAAGGAGGATGCGACGTAGCTCTGTGTCCCTAAGTCTGGAGA is a genomic window of Tripterygium wilfordii isolate XIE 37 chromosome 16, ASM1340144v1, whole genome shotgun sequence containing:
- the LOC119980883 gene encoding uncharacterized protein LOC119980883 isoform X2, whose translation is MSSTPKKRPKSKPNASPSSTPPIPHSIVEPPENFFPSKEEFLRLLAVLAIASSVVVTCNFLVSFFNPTQKPFCDSVSDSLDSLSDFCEPCPSNGECYQGKLECVHGYRRQGNLCVEDGDINETAKRLSKWVEKRLCEAYAQSLCSGTGTIWARQSDIWNDLDGHILMDNFGLDNAIWTHTKRKTMETVGKLLESRTTSYGTKELKCPDLLAEHYKPLTCRIRHWITKHVLVIVPVCALLLGCTILLWKVRWRWYLSSRVEELYHRVCDILEENALMSKSVNDGCESWVVASQLRDHLLLPRERRNHVLWKKVEELIQQDSRIDRYPKLVKGETKVVWEWQVEGSLSSRMRRRQESSKSKSREGVKITSNQQHGMLKAEPKPLIF
- the LOC119980883 gene encoding uncharacterized protein LOC119980883 isoform X1 gives rise to the protein MSSTPKKRPKSKPNASPSSTPPIPHSIVEPPENFFPSKEEFLRLLAVLAIASSVVVTCNFLVSFFNPTQKPFCDSVSDSLDSLSDFCEPCPSNGECYQGKLECVHGYRRQGNLCVEDGDINETAKRLSKWVEKRLCEAYAQSLCSGTGTIWARQSDIWNDLDGHILMDNFGLDNAIWTHTKRKTMETVGKLLESRTTSYGTKELKCPDLLAEHYKPLTCRIRHWITKHVLVIVPVCALLLGCTILLWKVRWRWYLSSRVEELYHRVCDILEENALMSKSVNDGCESWVVASQLRDHLLLPRERRNHVLWKKVEELIQQDSRIDRYPKLVKGETKVVWEWQVEGSLSSRMRRRQESSKSKSREGVKITSNQQHGMLKAGKLQNSRA